A portion of the Lampris incognitus isolate fLamInc1 chromosome 9, fLamInc1.hap2, whole genome shotgun sequence genome contains these proteins:
- the foxj2 gene encoding forkhead box protein J2 isoform X2, whose protein sequence is MSSDLDSSLTSIDWLPQLGISSLRSGKERGEGGENDNKKERGREKADFLPAVPAPSLSNSKGKPPHSYATLIAMAIASAHERKLSLNDIYTWISDTFPYYSRAGRGWKNSIRHNLSLNKCFRKVPRPQSDPGKGSYWTMDAPSEVTQMRAPKRPYPEEEEEEEKQKIPQVSVAQAQKRPSPHQQPQATSRTDQLLQPEPPGAIQQPSPQHVSLSPPLCKQRLPYTPSPVSMLPAPHSSVSPTAVPSSAAPLATISTLPPPQPTAPALAISTTSAPVIPIAIMSAPPPVAPSFSIAALSAPTNSGPIPHYTFSVPLNSAPMPVSTLSVPVHSVPSVSIAAHSGAPPAVSSHSIADPPLRFTFDELNLPDLYASFKSFFKTVRERGGSQSDGASSLMSTNDITPLHTPTLLPMSPHPPPALAAPPPEMERPSHHLVPADWFSNTDSLKESFRIASNLDWANIDLSSHPDLLESMRQAELCDWALDPALFTSLCDSLNRFFTQKGMIGSCSGNNSPLALGPHPSFHVPPFSPSLTLASLTHPSPLPYPTAVASSNGQPPRRFLPPQGQRAPLTQTATTSVGIQPPPMAPSPRPPLKHLRGNSEEIQDDFDWDSLIV, encoded by the exons ATGTCATCCGACCTGGACTCCAGTCTGACCAGCATCGACTGGCTGCCTCAGCTGGGAATCAGCAGCCTGCGGTCAGgcaaagagagaggagaaggaggagaaaacgacaacaagaaagagagagggagagaaaaggccGACTTTCTACCCGCCGTCCCAGCCCCATCTCTCTCCAACTCCAAAGGAAAGCCCCCTCACAGCTATGCGACTCTCATTGCCATGGCAATTGCTTCTGCCCACGAGAGGAAGTTGAGTTTGAATGATATCTACACCTGGATCAGCGACACCTTTCCCTACTACAGCCGAGCAGGACGCGGATGGAAG AACTCCATTCGACATAACCTCTCGCTCAATAAATGCTTCAGGAAGGTTCCCAGACCTCAGAGTGACCCTGGAAAG GGGTCCTATTGGACGATGGATGCACCTTCAGAGGTGACTCAAATGAGGGCACCCAAACGTCCCTAtccagaagaggaggaggaggaggagaagcagaAA ATTCCTCAAGTATCAGTGGCCCAAGCACAGAAAAGACCCTCACCCCATCAACAACCACAAGCAACCTCCCGGACAGACCAGCTTCTTCAACCAGAGCCACCAGGAGCCATCCAGCAACCATCACCTCAGCacgtctccctctctcctcctctgtgcaAG CAGCGATTACCCTACACGCCTTCTCCTGTCTCTATGCTGCCTGCTCCTCATTCGTCTGTCTCTCCTACAGCTGTGCCCTCCTCTGCTGCCCCCCTGGCTACCATCTCGACCCTGCCTCCCCCCCAGCCAACAGCTCCCGCTCTTGCCATCTCCACCACTTCTGCTCCAGTCATCCCCATTGCCATTATGTCTGCACCTCCTCCAGTTGCTCCCTCCTTCTCTATTGCCGCGCTATCTGCCCCTACTAACTCAGGGCCAATACCCCACTACACTTTCTCTGTTCCCCTTAACTCGGCGCCCATGCCCGTTTCCACTTTGTCCGTCCCGGTTCACTCTGTGCCTTCTGTGTCCATCGCTGCTCACTCTGGTGCTCCTCCTGCTGTTTCATCTCACTCCATCGCTGACCCCCCACTGCGTTTCACCTTCGATGAGTTGAACCTGCCGGATCTGTACGCATCCTTCAAGTCCTTCTTCAAGACAGTGCGAGAAAGAGGGGGCTCACAAT CGGATGGGGCTTCCTCGTTGATGTCGACCAATGACATAACCCCACTGCACACTCCAACCTTACTACCGATGTCCCCTCACCCTCCGCCTGCACTGGCTGCACCTCCTCCTGAGATGGAACGCCCCTCTCATCATT TGGTGCCGGCTGACTGGTTCAGTAACACCGACTCTCTTAAGGAGAGCTTCCGCATTGCCAGCAATCTAGACTGGGCTAACATAGACCTCTCCAGTCACCCAG ACCTACTGGAGAGCATGCGCCAGGCAGAGCTCTGTGACTGGGCACTGGACCCGGCTCTCTTCACCTCCCTCTGTGATTCACTTAACCGCTTCTTCACCCAGAAGGGCATGATCGGCTCCTGCTCCGGAAATAACTCCCCACTGGCCCTCGGTCCCCACCCTTCTTTCCATGTCCCACCCTTCAGTCCATCTCTTACCCTGGCCAGCCTCACGCACCCCTCACCCCTCCCATATCCCACAGCAGTTGCCTCTTCCAATGGACAGCCCCCCAGGAGGTTCCTGCCCCCCCAGGGACAGAGGGCCCCTTTAACACAGACTGCTACTACCAGCG TTGGGATCCAGCCTCCACCGATGGCACCCAGCCCACGTCCTCCATTAAAGCACCTCCGAGGCAACAGCGAGGAGATCCAAGATGACTTTGACTGGGATTCCCTGATCGTCTGA
- the atg12 gene encoding ubiquitin-like protein ATG12 codes for MSDSAAQSPVETQKEELSAPQPPPEESATAEEKKKIDVLLKAVGDTPIMKTKKWAVEKGRTVQSLAQFIARFLKLDANEQLFIYVNQSFAPSPDQEVGVLFECFGSDGKLVLHYCKSQAWG; via the exons ATGTCTGACAGTGCTGCGCAGTCCCCTGTGGAGACGCAGAAAGAGGAGCTCTCCGCCCCACAACCGCCACCCGAGGAGTCGGCGACGGCTGAGGAGAAGAAAAAGA TTGATGTGTTGTTGAAGGCAGTGGGGGACACTCCCATCATGAAGACAAAGAAGTGGGCAGTGGAGAAAGGAAGGACGGTGCAGTCTCTCGCTCAGTTCATCGCTCGCTTCCTCAAGCTTGATGCCAATGAACAACTG TTTATTTATGTCAACCAGTCTTTTGCTCCCTCACCTGACCAAGAAGTTGGCGTCCTGTTTGAA TGTTTCGGCAGTGATGGCAAGCTGGTTTTACACTACTGTAAGTCCCAAGCCTGGGGTTAG
- the foxj2 gene encoding forkhead box protein J2 isoform X1: protein MSSDLDSSLTSIDWLPQLGISSLRSGKERGEGGENDNKKERGREKADFLPAVPAPSLSNSKGKPPHSYATLIAMAIASAHERKLSLNDIYTWISDTFPYYSRAGRGWKNSIRHNLSLNKCFRKVPRPQSDPGKGSYWTMDAPSEVTQMRAPKRPYPEEEEEEEKQKIPQVSVAQAQKRPSPHQQPQATSRTDQLLQPEPPGAIQQPSPQHVSLSPPLCKQQRLPYTPSPVSMLPAPHSSVSPTAVPSSAAPLATISTLPPPQPTAPALAISTTSAPVIPIAIMSAPPPVAPSFSIAALSAPTNSGPIPHYTFSVPLNSAPMPVSTLSVPVHSVPSVSIAAHSGAPPAVSSHSIADPPLRFTFDELNLPDLYASFKSFFKTVRERGGSQSDGASSLMSTNDITPLHTPTLLPMSPHPPPALAAPPPEMERPSHHLVPADWFSNTDSLKESFRIASNLDWANIDLSSHPDLLESMRQAELCDWALDPALFTSLCDSLNRFFTQKGMIGSCSGNNSPLALGPHPSFHVPPFSPSLTLASLTHPSPLPYPTAVASSNGQPPRRFLPPQGQRAPLTQTATTSVGIQPPPMAPSPRPPLKHLRGNSEEIQDDFDWDSLIV from the exons ATGTCATCCGACCTGGACTCCAGTCTGACCAGCATCGACTGGCTGCCTCAGCTGGGAATCAGCAGCCTGCGGTCAGgcaaagagagaggagaaggaggagaaaacgacaacaagaaagagagagggagagaaaaggccGACTTTCTACCCGCCGTCCCAGCCCCATCTCTCTCCAACTCCAAAGGAAAGCCCCCTCACAGCTATGCGACTCTCATTGCCATGGCAATTGCTTCTGCCCACGAGAGGAAGTTGAGTTTGAATGATATCTACACCTGGATCAGCGACACCTTTCCCTACTACAGCCGAGCAGGACGCGGATGGAAG AACTCCATTCGACATAACCTCTCGCTCAATAAATGCTTCAGGAAGGTTCCCAGACCTCAGAGTGACCCTGGAAAG GGGTCCTATTGGACGATGGATGCACCTTCAGAGGTGACTCAAATGAGGGCACCCAAACGTCCCTAtccagaagaggaggaggaggaggagaagcagaAA ATTCCTCAAGTATCAGTGGCCCAAGCACAGAAAAGACCCTCACCCCATCAACAACCACAAGCAACCTCCCGGACAGACCAGCTTCTTCAACCAGAGCCACCAGGAGCCATCCAGCAACCATCACCTCAGCacgtctccctctctcctcctctgtgcaAG CAGCAGCGATTACCCTACACGCCTTCTCCTGTCTCTATGCTGCCTGCTCCTCATTCGTCTGTCTCTCCTACAGCTGTGCCCTCCTCTGCTGCCCCCCTGGCTACCATCTCGACCCTGCCTCCCCCCCAGCCAACAGCTCCCGCTCTTGCCATCTCCACCACTTCTGCTCCAGTCATCCCCATTGCCATTATGTCTGCACCTCCTCCAGTTGCTCCCTCCTTCTCTATTGCCGCGCTATCTGCCCCTACTAACTCAGGGCCAATACCCCACTACACTTTCTCTGTTCCCCTTAACTCGGCGCCCATGCCCGTTTCCACTTTGTCCGTCCCGGTTCACTCTGTGCCTTCTGTGTCCATCGCTGCTCACTCTGGTGCTCCTCCTGCTGTTTCATCTCACTCCATCGCTGACCCCCCACTGCGTTTCACCTTCGATGAGTTGAACCTGCCGGATCTGTACGCATCCTTCAAGTCCTTCTTCAAGACAGTGCGAGAAAGAGGGGGCTCACAAT CGGATGGGGCTTCCTCGTTGATGTCGACCAATGACATAACCCCACTGCACACTCCAACCTTACTACCGATGTCCCCTCACCCTCCGCCTGCACTGGCTGCACCTCCTCCTGAGATGGAACGCCCCTCTCATCATT TGGTGCCGGCTGACTGGTTCAGTAACACCGACTCTCTTAAGGAGAGCTTCCGCATTGCCAGCAATCTAGACTGGGCTAACATAGACCTCTCCAGTCACCCAG ACCTACTGGAGAGCATGCGCCAGGCAGAGCTCTGTGACTGGGCACTGGACCCGGCTCTCTTCACCTCCCTCTGTGATTCACTTAACCGCTTCTTCACCCAGAAGGGCATGATCGGCTCCTGCTCCGGAAATAACTCCCCACTGGCCCTCGGTCCCCACCCTTCTTTCCATGTCCCACCCTTCAGTCCATCTCTTACCCTGGCCAGCCTCACGCACCCCTCACCCCTCCCATATCCCACAGCAGTTGCCTCTTCCAATGGACAGCCCCCCAGGAGGTTCCTGCCCCCCCAGGGACAGAGGGCCCCTTTAACACAGACTGCTACTACCAGCG TTGGGATCCAGCCTCCACCGATGGCACCCAGCCCACGTCCTCCATTAAAGCACCTCCGAGGCAACAGCGAGGAGATCCAAGATGACTTTGACTGGGATTCCCTGATCGTCTGA
- the foxj2 gene encoding forkhead box protein D3-A isoform X3, whose amino-acid sequence MSSDLDSSLTSIDWLPQLGISSLRSGKERGEGGENDNKKERGREKADFLPAVPAPSLSNSKGKPPHSYATLIAMAIASAHERKLSLNDIYTWISDTFPYYSRAGRGWKNSIRHNLSLNKCFRKVPRPQSDPGKGSYWTMDAPSEVTQMRAPKRPYPEEEEEEEKQKIPQVSVAQAQKRPSPHQQPQATSRTDQLLQPEPPGAIQQPSPQHVSLSPPLCKQQRLPYTPSPVSMLPAPHSSVSPTAVPSSAAPLATISTLPPPQPTAPALAISTTSAPVIPIAIMSAPPPVAPSFSIAALSAPTNSGPIPHYTFSVPLNSAPMPVSTLSVPVHSVPSVSIAAHSGAPPAVSSHSIADPPLRFTFDELNLPDLYASFKSFFKTVRERGGSQSDGASSLMSTNDITPLHTPTLLPMSPHPPPALAAPPPEMERPSHHYLLESMRQAELCDWALDPALFTSLCDSLNRFFTQKGMIGSCSGNNSPLALGPHPSFHVPPFSPSLTLASLTHPSPLPYPTAVASSNGQPPRRFLPPQGQRAPLTQTATTSVGIQPPPMAPSPRPPLKHLRGNSEEIQDDFDWDSLIV is encoded by the exons ATGTCATCCGACCTGGACTCCAGTCTGACCAGCATCGACTGGCTGCCTCAGCTGGGAATCAGCAGCCTGCGGTCAGgcaaagagagaggagaaggaggagaaaacgacaacaagaaagagagagggagagaaaaggccGACTTTCTACCCGCCGTCCCAGCCCCATCTCTCTCCAACTCCAAAGGAAAGCCCCCTCACAGCTATGCGACTCTCATTGCCATGGCAATTGCTTCTGCCCACGAGAGGAAGTTGAGTTTGAATGATATCTACACCTGGATCAGCGACACCTTTCCCTACTACAGCCGAGCAGGACGCGGATGGAAG AACTCCATTCGACATAACCTCTCGCTCAATAAATGCTTCAGGAAGGTTCCCAGACCTCAGAGTGACCCTGGAAAG GGGTCCTATTGGACGATGGATGCACCTTCAGAGGTGACTCAAATGAGGGCACCCAAACGTCCCTAtccagaagaggaggaggaggaggagaagcagaAA ATTCCTCAAGTATCAGTGGCCCAAGCACAGAAAAGACCCTCACCCCATCAACAACCACAAGCAACCTCCCGGACAGACCAGCTTCTTCAACCAGAGCCACCAGGAGCCATCCAGCAACCATCACCTCAGCacgtctccctctctcctcctctgtgcaAG CAGCAGCGATTACCCTACACGCCTTCTCCTGTCTCTATGCTGCCTGCTCCTCATTCGTCTGTCTCTCCTACAGCTGTGCCCTCCTCTGCTGCCCCCCTGGCTACCATCTCGACCCTGCCTCCCCCCCAGCCAACAGCTCCCGCTCTTGCCATCTCCACCACTTCTGCTCCAGTCATCCCCATTGCCATTATGTCTGCACCTCCTCCAGTTGCTCCCTCCTTCTCTATTGCCGCGCTATCTGCCCCTACTAACTCAGGGCCAATACCCCACTACACTTTCTCTGTTCCCCTTAACTCGGCGCCCATGCCCGTTTCCACTTTGTCCGTCCCGGTTCACTCTGTGCCTTCTGTGTCCATCGCTGCTCACTCTGGTGCTCCTCCTGCTGTTTCATCTCACTCCATCGCTGACCCCCCACTGCGTTTCACCTTCGATGAGTTGAACCTGCCGGATCTGTACGCATCCTTCAAGTCCTTCTTCAAGACAGTGCGAGAAAGAGGGGGCTCACAAT CGGATGGGGCTTCCTCGTTGATGTCGACCAATGACATAACCCCACTGCACACTCCAACCTTACTACCGATGTCCCCTCACCCTCCGCCTGCACTGGCTGCACCTCCTCCTGAGATGGAACGCCCCTCTCATCATT ACCTACTGGAGAGCATGCGCCAGGCAGAGCTCTGTGACTGGGCACTGGACCCGGCTCTCTTCACCTCCCTCTGTGATTCACTTAACCGCTTCTTCACCCAGAAGGGCATGATCGGCTCCTGCTCCGGAAATAACTCCCCACTGGCCCTCGGTCCCCACCCTTCTTTCCATGTCCCACCCTTCAGTCCATCTCTTACCCTGGCCAGCCTCACGCACCCCTCACCCCTCCCATATCCCACAGCAGTTGCCTCTTCCAATGGACAGCCCCCCAGGAGGTTCCTGCCCCCCCAGGGACAGAGGGCCCCTTTAACACAGACTGCTACTACCAGCG TTGGGATCCAGCCTCCACCGATGGCACCCAGCCCACGTCCTCCATTAAAGCACCTCCGAGGCAACAGCGAGGAGATCCAAGATGACTTTGACTGGGATTCCCTGATCGTCTGA
- the isoc2 gene encoding isochorismatase domain-containing protein 2 yields MAGIGRLSTKGSVLLLCDMQEKFRPNIFQFTNIVSNAARLLEASRVLGIPPIVTEQYPKGLGPTVPELGAGDLKAYAKTSFTMLTEDVEKELDALGNPKRAILCGIEAHACIACTTFDLLEKGIEVHIVADAVSSRSQTDRLFALSRLKQSGAFLTTTEGVLLQLVQDAKHPNFKEIQRLLAHPSPDTGLLAYFSSL; encoded by the exons A TGGCAGGCATTGGCAGGCTGTCCACCAAAGGCTCTGTCCTCTTGCTTTGTGACATGCAAGAGAAGTTCAGGCCCAACATTTTCCAGTTCACCAACATCGTCAGCAACGCGGCCAGATTACTTGAG GCGAGTCGTGTCCTGGGCATCCCACCCATTGTGACGGAGCAGTACCCAAAAGGCTTGGGCCCCACGGTTCCAGAGCTTGGTGCCGGGGACCTGAAGGCTTACGCTAAGACCAGTTTTACCATGCTGACAGAGGACGTGGAGAAGGAGCTCGATGCCCTGGGAAACCCCAAGCGAGCGATCCTGTGTGGAATAGAGGCACACGCCTGCATCGCT TGCACAACCTTTGACCTGCTTGAGAAGGGAATTGAGGTCCACATTGTGGCTGATGCAGTCTCATCCAGAAG CCAGACAGACCGGTTGTTTGCCCTGTCGCGGCTAAAGCAGAGTGGAGCTTTCCTCACCACCACAGAGGGTGTTCTGCTGCAGCTGGTCCAAGATGCTAAACACCCCAACTTCAAGGAG atccAGCGGCTGCTGGCCCATCCTTCCCCCGACACTGGGTTGCTTGCCTACTTCAGCTCTCTATAG